In bacterium, the genomic window GGTTTATGGGAAGAAATATCCCAAAACCAGATTTAGAAAGAGAAAGGGAGAATATCCATAAAATAATTGATTTAATCTTGGATGGCATAATCCTTTCCTGCCATGATATATCCGATGGTGGGATGATTACCACAATAATTGAGATGGCGATGTTAAGCAATCTTGGGGCAGAAATTACCATTGAAGGAATTGGCGATATTAGAGAAGACAAAAGGCTTTTTTCTGAAACGCCTGGGTTTATTTTGGAGGTAAAAAAGGGAGGGGAGAAAAAAATAAAGGCATTGCAGGAAGCATACCAGATTGGCTACATTATTCCTGATAAAAGGCTAGTGATTAAGGGCTTATTGGATATTCCTATAGATACTTTGATTAAATGAAAAAGCTTATAATTGGCGGATTGTTTGGGATTTTTATGGGAGTAGTAATAATTTTTCTTTCTCAAAACCTCCATCTTTTCAAAGACTTTGAAAGGGCATCTTTGAATTTTCGCTTTGTCTTTGGTGGAGGAGCAAAAGAGGCGGCATTTGATGATGTTGTAATTGTTGATATAGACAATGAAAGCATTCGTTCACTTGGAAGATGGCAAAGTTGGCCAAGGAGATATTATGCCGAGGTTATTGATTATATAAGGGAGGGTGGAGCAAAAGCCATAGGCTCTGATGTTGCCTTTGTTGACTATTCAAACCCGAAGGATGACGAGGCAATTATTGAGGTAAGTAAAAAGACACAAAATTTTGTTAATTCATTCTTCTTTCCATTTACCGCCGAGGTAAAGGGGACGCCATCAATTGAGAATATGCAAAGGCTTACCCTTCCTCAACCAAAGGGAATAGCGTTTGTGGGCAAGTATAAAAATATTACCCCACCAATAAAAGAGATTCAAAAAGTATCTGGTGGAATTGGGTATTTTAATAGATACCCAGATGATGATGGAAATACAAGGTCTCTTCCCCTGGTTACACCATACCAGAATAGACTATATCTTTCACTCTCCCTTGCTGTTGTCTGTAAGGCTTTGGGCATAGATATAAACGACATTCGCTTTGGAGAAAAATATCTTTACCTTTCTCATAAAAAGAGAATCCCTGTTGAGAAAGGGGTCAAGATGTGGATTAAATATATTGGGGGGGCAAAAAGCTTTAGATTTATCCCTTTTACTACTGTTTTAGGAAGGAAGGTTCCCAGGGAGTATTTTAAAGATAAGATTGTGATAATTGGAGGAAGTGCAGAGGGCTTGTTTGATATTACGACCAATCCATTCTCTGAAGTTTATCCTGGGGTTGAAATTCACGCCAATATTATCCATAACATTTTAACCAATAACTTTATGACCAAGGTATCTGAGCGAACAATATGGATAATCATTCTATTTTTAGGGACAATTATAGGGCTTTTTTCATCCGTCCTTTCCTTAAAAAAGGGGATTTTTGCAATGATTGGGCTTCTTTTTGGGTATCTTGCTGCCTCGGTTATTATCTTTGAAACCAAAGGCTTATGGCTTGAAATGGTCTCTCCTTCCTTCTCAATGGGTCTTTCATTCCTTTCAGTCTGGCTTTGGAGGTTTCAAACCGAGGAGAGGGAGAAAAAGAAGGTAAGGGGGATGTTTTCAAGGTATGTCAGCAAGGATGTGGTTGAAATGCTTGTTTCTAATCCCGATGCATTTTCCCTGGGTGGAAAAAGGCTTGAGCTTTCTGTTTTATTCTCGGATATCTGTGGATTTACCACACTTTCCGAAAAGCTACAAGCAGAAGAGATTGTTTCTTTATTGAATGAATATTTTACCGCAATGAATCAGGTTATCTTTAAGCATAAGGGAACCCTTGACAAATACATTGGCGATGCGATTATGGTTTTTTATGGTGCGCCACTATACCCTGAAGACCATGCCAAGCGAGCGGTTTTAACCGCCCTGGATATGATAAGGGAGTTAAATCGGCTAAAGAAGGAATGGAAGGCAAGGGGTAAGGAGGAGCTTGATATTGGGATTGGCATAAATACCGGTGAGATGGTGGTAGGAAATATTGGTTCGGATATCCAGACAAATTATACGGTAATCGGTGATGAGGTAAATTTGGCATCCCGGCTTGAGGGAATGACCAGAAGGTATGATGCTCAAATAATTATAAGCAAGGCAACCTACGAGAAGATAAAGGATGAAATCTTGTCAAGGGAGGTAGACCTTATTGTGGTAAAGGGGAAGACGCGTCCAGTGATGATTTATGAGCCAATTGGGCTGATCAATGAGGTAGGAGAGGAAAAGAAAAAACAGCTTGAGGTTTTCCAAAATGGGCTTTTGCTTTATAAAGAAAAGAAATGGAAAGAAGCGGCAAATGTATTTTCCACAATTATGGAGGATGGGATTTCAAGGATGTATTTTATGAGATGCCAGGATTATATTGCTTCTCCACCACCTCCTGACTGGGATGGGGTATATGTTTATAAGACAAAATGAAGGTAAGCCATTTTAAGCTATCAATGTTCCTTGAGTGTCCTTTAAAGTATAAATTTTATTATATTGACGAGCTTAAGAAATATTGCAAGCCAAAGCCATACCAGAGCATGGGAATATCTATCCATAGAGCCCTTGAGGCATTCTTTAAACAAGGCACAAGAACGATGAATACTCTGCATAGCCTTCTTAGAAAGCATTGGGTAAGGGAGGGGTATTCAGGAAGGGAAGAGGAAAGAATCTGGGGGCTTAAAGCACTTTCTATGCTCCGTAATTTTTACGAGGCAAATAATGTCCAGATTAACCCAATAATGCTTGAGAGCGAATTTTCTGTTTCTTTCCCTGATTTTACCCTTACTGGAAGGATTGACCGGGTAGACAAGCTACACGAAGGATATGAAGTTATTGATTATAAAACAGGAGAGAAGCTGACAAAGGAATCCTGCGATAATGACCTTCAGATGACGATGTATTCCATAGGATTTTATCATACCCATAAGAGCATTCCAGATCAACTAACCTTCCATTTTTTAAAGGATAACACAAGGATAACCACAAGAAGGAATAAAGAGGATATAGAAAAAGGGATAGGGTTTATCAAAGCAACAGTAGAAAAAATGAAAAACGAAACAAAATTTCATCCTAAACCCAATAAATTCTGTTCCTTCTGCGATTTTACTATCCTCTGTCCTGTATTTATATCCAAATAAAAAATCTCTCAAAATCTTGACAAAGTATGGATTTCAAGGTATAGTAGAACACATATCACATATAATGAATAATGTTTGGGTTGAGATAAACATAGCTGCTATTCTTTATAACCTCTCTTGCATTAAAAATATAACATCTTCAAAAATCCTGGCTGTGGTCAAGGCTGATGCCTATGGACATGGAGCAATTAAGGTTGTAAGGGCTATAAAAGACAAGGTTGATATGCTTGGGGTTTTTTCTATTGAGGAGGGAATAGCATTAAGGGAGGCAGGAATAAGGGAAA contains:
- a CDS encoding AIR synthase-related protein, with product FMGRNIPKPDLERERENIHKIIDLILDGIILSCHDISDGGMITTIIEMAMLSNLGAEITIEGIGDIREDKRLFSETPGFILEVKKGGEKKIKALQEAYQIGYIIPDKRLVIKGLLDIPIDTLIK
- a CDS encoding adenylate/guanylate cyclase domain-containing protein, which codes for MKKLIIGGLFGIFMGVVIIFLSQNLHLFKDFERASLNFRFVFGGGAKEAAFDDVVIVDIDNESIRSLGRWQSWPRRYYAEVIDYIREGGAKAIGSDVAFVDYSNPKDDEAIIEVSKKTQNFVNSFFFPFTAEVKGTPSIENMQRLTLPQPKGIAFVGKYKNITPPIKEIQKVSGGIGYFNRYPDDDGNTRSLPLVTPYQNRLYLSLSLAVVCKALGIDINDIRFGEKYLYLSHKKRIPVEKGVKMWIKYIGGAKSFRFIPFTTVLGRKVPREYFKDKIVIIGGSAEGLFDITTNPFSEVYPGVEIHANIIHNILTNNFMTKVSERTIWIIILFLGTIIGLFSSVLSLKKGIFAMIGLLFGYLAASVIIFETKGLWLEMVSPSFSMGLSFLSVWLWRFQTEEREKKKVRGMFSRYVSKDVVEMLVSNPDAFSLGGKRLELSVLFSDICGFTTLSEKLQAEEIVSLLNEYFTAMNQVIFKHKGTLDKYIGDAIMVFYGAPLYPEDHAKRAVLTALDMIRELNRLKKEWKARGKEELDIGIGINTGEMVVGNIGSDIQTNYTVIGDEVNLASRLEGMTRRYDAQIIISKATYEKIKDEILSREVDLIVVKGKTRPVMIYEPIGLINEVGEEKKKQLEVFQNGLLLYKEKKWKEAANVFSTIMEDGISRMYFMRCQDYIASPPPPDWDGVYVYKTK
- a CDS encoding PD-(D/E)XK nuclease family protein, whose protein sequence is MKVSHFKLSMFLECPLKYKFYYIDELKKYCKPKPYQSMGISIHRALEAFFKQGTRTMNTLHSLLRKHWVREGYSGREEERIWGLKALSMLRNFYEANNVQINPIMLESEFSVSFPDFTLTGRIDRVDKLHEGYEVIDYKTGEKLTKESCDNDLQMTMYSIGFYHTHKSIPDQLTFHFLKDNTRITTRRNKEDIEKGIGFIKATVEKMKNETKFHPKPNKFCSFCDFTILCPVFISK